From Brevibacillus marinus, a single genomic window includes:
- a CDS encoding FtsX-like permease family protein, producing the protein MNLWQIAWRNLMRRKLRTLLTIMSVMIGVSSTLGVIASVDSAKKTLPLYLKAAFGKADYSIFGTEAYFPEEVHQEVRKLDNAVSVAVLKQNAKLHLEQEGITAIQKRVDLIGYSQLDTALTDFKVIKGSLTTGGAIITDRTANVWKTDVGDTISLETDNGIRQIQVSAIVKYTVELMGPSSWTMARYHPWSVAIPLSDVQEWFGLSGKIESVQIKPLHESEAEAVRQRVDALVKRYDHIFMQPVIIDFDSQFKDADTFFIALYIAGFLGIALSAFVIFNSLYVSIEERKKEFAAMKTIGYTTGQLQAFVLCEVLLMSVIGTAGGLVIGYGLAFLLKTLIFMLFSVHDEGSIVLTKAVIVSTLAGILVPIAASLYPIRKAGKVSVIEVLKENPAKKAALKKWQGMIGVILILSGFFIKHLLLILPLLIGVALVFPYLFQMFVVILKPVYRLFGFSGEVASRNLNRNLGRTSMTSVILCLGIAMMVLMSSLNSAFIQTYERVIYSSYGGNLDVMFHHIEKSDLEQLKNTEGVADAQTYSLHAAIWNLQGQKRKLPVYGVGADWIDRFPLFTVSGQKHSKLIRNLGEDELILDKIAYEIWGGKIGESISLDTLQGARPFKVVAVVETMKNSGYGAFMREDRFRDSFGLKYERNALVLKDANTTPLQLRENIFDQFGVRIEEMFGPEDWVSVIGAIYTGSFGVINFLIVLSTIISGIGITNTLLMNIMERVRELGMMRAVGVTRGQLIRIVMLEGLGIGLAATTIGYVFGILLIYMTSAFFEIHSLTYQFGVSGTIMLIIGSFGILISLISSFVPASRAAKTRLSEALRYE; encoded by the coding sequence TTGAATCTCTGGCAGATCGCTTGGCGTAATCTCATGCGCCGCAAGCTTCGAACGCTGCTGACGATCATGTCGGTTATGATCGGGGTAAGCTCCACGTTGGGGGTGATCGCTTCCGTCGATTCCGCGAAGAAGACGTTGCCTCTCTATCTGAAAGCGGCCTTCGGCAAAGCGGATTACTCGATTTTCGGCACGGAAGCCTACTTTCCGGAAGAAGTGCATCAAGAAGTCCGGAAACTGGACAATGCTGTATCAGTCGCCGTTTTAAAACAAAATGCAAAACTGCATCTGGAACAAGAAGGGATAACCGCCATTCAGAAGCGGGTCGATCTCATCGGTTATAGTCAACTGGACACGGCGCTTACGGATTTTAAAGTCATAAAGGGGAGCTTGACGACAGGCGGCGCCATCATCACGGATCGAACGGCAAATGTCTGGAAAACCGATGTGGGTGACACGATTTCCTTGGAAACGGATAACGGAATCCGGCAGATTCAAGTATCCGCCATCGTCAAGTATACGGTTGAGCTGATGGGTCCCTCCAGTTGGACGATGGCGAGGTATCATCCTTGGTCGGTAGCGATACCCCTGTCCGACGTTCAGGAGTGGTTCGGCTTATCCGGTAAGATCGAGAGCGTACAAATTAAGCCGCTGCATGAATCGGAAGCGGAGGCAGTGCGGCAGCGGGTCGATGCATTGGTGAAACGTTACGACCATATTTTCATGCAGCCTGTCATCATCGATTTCGATTCGCAATTCAAGGATGCGGACACGTTCTTTATTGCCCTTTATATTGCGGGATTCCTTGGAATTGCCTTAAGCGCCTTTGTCATATTCAATTCCTTGTACGTGAGCATCGAAGAGAGAAAGAAAGAGTTTGCCGCAATGAAGACGATCGGATATACGACCGGGCAATTGCAAGCTTTCGTCCTTTGCGAGGTGCTTCTCATGTCCGTCATCGGAACGGCGGGAGGTTTAGTGATCGGATATGGACTCGCGTTTCTTTTAAAAACTCTCATCTTTATGTTGTTTAGTGTCCATGACGAAGGAAGCATCGTGCTGACAAAAGCAGTTATCGTTTCCACCCTTGCAGGTATTCTGGTGCCGATCGCGGCTTCACTGTACCCGATCCGCAAAGCCGGTAAGGTGAGCGTTATCGAGGTGTTGAAGGAAAACCCAGCGAAGAAGGCGGCGCTTAAGAAGTGGCAAGGCATGATCGGCGTGATCCTTATCCTGTCCGGCTTTTTCATCAAGCATTTGCTTCTTATCCTGCCTTTGTTGATCGGTGTCGCTTTGGTGTTTCCCTATCTGTTTCAAATGTTCGTTGTCATACTAAAGCCCGTTTACCGTCTGTTCGGATTTAGCGGCGAAGTGGCGAGCCGCAATCTAAACCGCAATCTGGGACGAACATCGATGACCTCGGTGATTTTATGTTTGGGGATTGCGATGATGGTTCTCATGAGTTCATTAAATTCCGCATTCATCCAGACTTATGAAAGAGTGATTTATTCCTCCTACGGCGGAAATCTGGATGTCATGTTCCATCATATTGAAAAAAGCGATCTGGAACAACTGAAAAATACCGAAGGAGTAGCCGATGCACAAACGTATTCTTTGCATGCGGCCATATGGAATCTGCAAGGACAAAAACGGAAGCTCCCCGTTTACGGAGTAGGCGCGGATTGGATTGATCGTTTCCCGCTGTTTACGGTATCGGGGCAAAAGCACAGCAAACTGATTCGGAATTTAGGCGAAGACGAACTGATTTTGGATAAGATCGCTTACGAAATTTGGGGCGGGAAGATCGGAGAGAGCATCTCGCTGGATACGCTTCAAGGAGCCCGACCGTTCAAAGTGGTTGCGGTTGTCGAGACGATGAAAAACAGCGGTTATGGAGCTTTTATGAGGGAAGACCGCTTTAGGGACAGCTTCGGGCTTAAATACGAAAGAAATGCGCTGGTTCTCAAAGATGCCAATACGACCCCGCTGCAGCTAAGGGAAAATATCTTCGATCAATTCGGGGTTCGCATCGAGGAGATGTTCGGGCCGGAAGATTGGGTATCCGTCATCGGCGCAATCTATACGGGTTCATTCGGCGTGATCAACTTTCTGATCGTCTTGTCGACCATCATCTCCGGCATCGGAATTACAAATACACTGCTTATGAATATCATGGAGCGCGTCCGCGAGCTCGGAATGATGCGCGCGGTTGGGGTGACGCGCGGCCAACTGATTCGGATCGTCATGTTGGAAGGGTTGGGGATCGGGCTCGCCGCCACGACGATCGGCTACGTATTCGGAATCTTGTTAATCTACATGACTTCCGCGTTCTTTGAAATCCATTCATTGACCTATCAATTTGGAGTTTCCGGGACCATCATGCTGATCATCGGCTCGTTCGGAATCCTGATCAGTCTGATCTCCAGCTTCGTACCGGCATCCAGAGCCGCAAAAACCCGCTTAAGTGAGGCGCTTCGTTATGAATAA